A genomic window from Hydrogenispora ethanolica includes:
- the nifE gene encoding nitrogenase iron-molybdenum cofactor biosynthesis protein NifE, which yields MVKVLEERKGQIYRKGSEPYAMECGKTSLAGSVSQRACVFCGSRVVLYPIADAIHLVHGPVGCAAYTWDIRGALSSGPELHRLSFSTDLREIEVIHGGEKKLYQSLVELIDRYQPRAAFVYSTCIIGIIGDDVGAVCKRVSAEKGIPVLPVHSEGFKGTKKDGYRAACEALLQLIGTGPAEGIQPHSINILGDFNLAGEVWMIREYYEKMGIQVVATITGDGRVDQIRRAHGAALNLVQCSGSMNHLAKMLKEKYGTPYLQVSYFGIEDMAEALYQVARFFNDTAMMRRTEELVRDEIAAVYPQLLEYRKALTGKKAAIYVGGAFKAFSLVKALRILGMQTAVVGSQTGSSEDYQQLRDLCDEGTVIVDDSNPLELAGFLKEKGVDLFIGGVKERPIAYKMGIGFCDHNHERKIALAGFVGMLNFAREVHGTVCSPIWKLVPRYSCCGGGVADVG from the coding sequence GTGGTCAAGGTGCTGGAAGAGCGGAAAGGACAGATTTATCGCAAGGGTTCCGAACCGTATGCCATGGAATGCGGCAAGACCAGTCTGGCCGGTTCGGTCAGTCAAAGGGCCTGCGTCTTCTGCGGCTCCCGGGTTGTGCTATACCCAATCGCCGACGCGATCCATCTCGTACACGGTCCGGTGGGCTGCGCCGCCTACACCTGGGATATCCGCGGCGCGCTCTCGTCCGGACCCGAATTGCACCGGTTGAGCTTCTCTACCGATCTCCGGGAGATCGAGGTGATCCACGGCGGTGAAAAGAAGTTATATCAATCCTTGGTGGAGCTGATCGACAGGTATCAACCGCGGGCGGCATTCGTCTACTCCACCTGCATCATCGGGATCATCGGCGACGATGTGGGGGCGGTCTGTAAGCGGGTCAGCGCCGAAAAAGGCATTCCGGTGCTGCCGGTCCATTCCGAAGGCTTCAAAGGAACCAAAAAGGACGGCTACCGGGCGGCTTGTGAAGCGTTGCTGCAATTGATCGGGACCGGACCGGCCGAGGGAATCCAGCCGCACAGTATCAATATTTTGGGCGATTTCAACCTGGCCGGGGAAGTCTGGATGATCCGCGAGTACTACGAGAAGATGGGGATTCAAGTCGTGGCCACGATCACCGGGGACGGCCGGGTCGATCAGATCCGGCGGGCGCACGGTGCCGCCTTGAATCTGGTGCAGTGTTCGGGCTCCATGAATCATCTGGCGAAAATGCTAAAAGAGAAATACGGAACTCCGTATCTGCAGGTCTCCTACTTCGGAATCGAGGACATGGCGGAGGCGTTGTATCAGGTGGCCCGTTTCTTCAATGATACGGCAATGATGCGGCGCACCGAAGAATTGGTACGCGACGAAATTGCGGCGGTTTATCCGCAGCTGCTGGAGTACCGCAAGGCGCTGACTGGGAAGAAGGCCGCCATTTATGTCGGGGGCGCCTTTAAAGCCTTTTCGTTGGTAAAGGCGCTGCGGATTCTGGGCATGCAAACGGCAGTGGTGGGTTCTCAGACCGGCAGTAGCGAAGATTATCAGCAATTAAGAGATTTATGCGACGAGGGAACTGTCATCGTTGACGACTCGAACCCGCTTGAATTGGCCGGATTTTTAAAGGAAAAAGGCGTCGATCTCTTTATCGGCGGCGTCAAAGAACGGCCTATCGCCTATAAGATGGGGATCGGCTTCTGCGATCATAATCATGAACGCAAGATTGCCTTGGCGGGCTTCGTGGGAATGCTCAATTTTGCCCGGGAGGTCCATGGCACGGTCTGCAGTCCCATCTGGAAACTGGTGCCGCGTTATTCCTGTTGCGGGGGAGGTGTGGCCGATGTCGGTTAA
- the nifD gene encoding nitrogenase molybdenum-iron protein alpha chain — protein MIDKARFPVPAEVKEELIKKYPSKVARKRTKQIVINHPDPESMPEIGANVRTVPGIITQRGCTYAGCKGVVLGPTRDILNITHGPIGCGFYSWLTRRNQTRPPEETDENFMTYCFSTDMQEDDIVFGGEKKLKQAVQEAFDIFHPKAIGIFSTCPVGLIGDDVHAVAREMKEKLGINVFGFSCEGYKGVSQSAGHHIANNQLFKHVIGNDDTPHPEKFKINLLGEYNIGGDAFVLEDLLERCGIKLVATFSGNSSYDAFANSHTADLNAIMCHRSINYVAEMMEEKYGIPWIKVNFIGAESSAKSLRKIAAYFEDAELMERVEQVIAEEMAKVEEVRSEIRSRCEGKTAMLFVGGSRAHHYQDLFREIGMKVVAAGYEFAHRDDYEGRRVLPNIKVDADSRNIEQLTVEPDPERYRPRKTEAERQRLKEQGFEFSDYEGMMSEMERESLVIDDISHYESEKLIEIYKPAVFCAGIKEKYAVQKMGVPCKQLHSYDYGGPYAGFEGAINFYKEIDRLVNSKIWGYIQAPWQKNPEITATYAVK, from the coding sequence ATGATCGACAAAGCGCGATTTCCCGTTCCCGCCGAAGTGAAGGAGGAGCTGATCAAGAAATACCCCTCCAAAGTAGCGCGGAAACGTACCAAACAGATTGTTATCAATCATCCGGATCCTGAGTCCATGCCGGAAATTGGCGCCAATGTCCGGACCGTGCCGGGCATCATCACCCAGCGCGGCTGCACCTACGCCGGTTGTAAAGGCGTGGTGCTCGGCCCGACCCGGGATATTTTAAACATCACCCATGGCCCGATCGGTTGCGGCTTCTATAGCTGGTTGACCCGACGCAATCAGACTCGACCGCCCGAAGAGACCGACGAGAACTTCATGACCTACTGTTTCTCCACCGATATGCAAGAAGACGACATCGTCTTCGGCGGCGAAAAAAAGCTGAAGCAAGCGGTGCAAGAAGCTTTTGATATTTTTCACCCCAAAGCCATCGGCATCTTCTCCACTTGTCCGGTGGGCCTGATCGGAGACGATGTGCACGCGGTGGCCCGGGAGATGAAAGAAAAGCTGGGGATTAACGTCTTCGGTTTCAGCTGCGAAGGTTATAAAGGCGTCAGCCAGTCCGCCGGCCATCATATCGCCAATAACCAGTTATTCAAACACGTCATTGGCAATGACGATACTCCGCATCCCGAGAAATTCAAGATCAATCTGCTGGGCGAGTACAACATCGGCGGCGACGCCTTTGTCCTCGAGGATCTCTTGGAACGGTGCGGCATCAAATTGGTGGCCACTTTCAGCGGCAACTCAAGTTACGATGCTTTTGCCAACTCCCATACCGCCGATCTGAACGCTATCATGTGTCACCGCTCCATCAACTATGTCGCCGAGATGATGGAGGAGAAATACGGAATTCCTTGGATTAAAGTGAATTTTATCGGCGCCGAGAGCAGCGCCAAATCGCTGCGGAAGATCGCCGCTTATTTTGAGGACGCCGAATTGATGGAACGGGTCGAGCAAGTCATCGCCGAAGAAATGGCGAAGGTAGAGGAGGTTCGCTCCGAGATCCGCTCCCGCTGCGAAGGGAAAACCGCCATGTTATTCGTCGGCGGGTCCCGCGCCCACCATTACCAGGATTTATTCCGGGAGATCGGGATGAAGGTCGTGGCCGCCGGTTACGAATTCGCGCACCGCGACGATTATGAGGGTCGCCGGGTGCTCCCCAACATTAAAGTGGACGCCGATAGCCGCAATATCGAACAGCTGACGGTGGAACCGGATCCCGAACGTTACCGGCCGCGCAAAACCGAGGCCGAGCGCCAACGCCTGAAGGAACAGGGTTTTGAATTCAGCGATTATGAGGGAATGATGTCCGAGATGGAGCGGGAGTCCCTGGTCATCGACGACATCAGCCATTATGAATCCGAAAAATTGATCGAGATCTACAAGCCCGCGGTCTTCTGCGCCGGAATCAAGGAAAAGTACGCCGTGCAGAAAATGGGGGTCCCCTGCAAGCAGTTGCATAGCTACGATTATGGCGGGCCTTATGCCGGATTTGAAGGCGCCATTAATTTTTACAAGGAGATCGACCGCTTGGTCAATAGCAAGATCTGGGGCTACATCCAGGCCCCCTGGCAGAAAAATCCGGAGATCACCGCCACCTATGCTGTGAAATAA
- a CDS encoding P-II family nitrogen regulator has product MKEVMAIIRMNMMNKTKQALADAGISSFTATGRVVGRGKGMVDFRILQGAENGHEEAISQLDRGPRLIPKRLLIVVVPDKLVQTVIQTLIAVNQTGQPGDGKIFVLPVLESHRVRTGESGDDVLDD; this is encoded by the coding sequence ATGAAAGAAGTAATGGCAATCATCCGTATGAACATGATGAATAAGACCAAGCAAGCCTTGGCCGATGCCGGAATCTCCTCGTTCACCGCCACCGGCCGGGTGGTGGGCCGCGGCAAGGGCATGGTCGATTTCCGTATTTTGCAAGGTGCCGAGAATGGGCACGAGGAAGCCATCTCGCAATTGGACCGGGGCCCCCGCCTGATACCGAAACGGCTGTTGATCGTGGTGGTTCCGGATAAATTGGTGCAGACCGTCATCCAGACCCTGATCGCCGTCAATCAGACCGGTCAGCCCGGCGACGGCAAAATCTTTGTGCTGCCGGTACTCGAGTCGCATCGGGTCCGCACCGGAGAATCCGGCGACGACGTGCTGGATGATTGA
- a CDS encoding SigB/SigF/SigG family RNA polymerase sigma factor — protein sequence MSGSPGAVKNDITLPNDGLLSDEEFLRLITEYHGGNSEAKNTIVQHNLRLVMSIAQRFGNRGELEDLFQIGCIGLMKAVEKFNPTYGVKFSTYAVPVIIGEIKQHLRDEGPIKISRGIKEVAVKVEQTRVQLLNLLGKEPTLSELEEASGLPREEIAGALEATRPVNSLQDFIREDEGDVLYREQLVGEDGDHSKWLEHFALREVIEKLPPRLKSLIELRFFEEKTQTEVAGIFGVSQVQVCRLEKEALHQLRKLYLSD from the coding sequence ATGTCGGGATCTCCAGGAGCTGTTAAAAACGATATTACTCTGCCCAACGACGGACTGCTTAGTGATGAGGAGTTTTTGCGCTTAATCACCGAGTACCATGGCGGGAATTCGGAAGCGAAAAATACCATTGTCCAGCATAATCTGCGATTGGTCATGAGCATCGCGCAACGCTTCGGCAACCGGGGCGAGCTTGAAGATTTGTTTCAGATCGGATGCATCGGGTTGATGAAGGCGGTGGAGAAGTTTAATCCGACCTACGGGGTCAAGTTTTCAACTTATGCCGTGCCGGTGATTATCGGCGAAATTAAACAGCACCTCCGCGATGAGGGTCCCATCAAAATCAGCCGGGGTATTAAGGAGGTTGCCGTCAAGGTCGAACAGACCCGGGTTCAATTGCTGAATCTGTTGGGAAAGGAGCCCACCCTGTCCGAACTGGAAGAGGCTTCGGGATTGCCCCGGGAAGAGATTGCCGGCGCGTTAGAGGCGACCCGGCCGGTCAACTCGTTGCAGGACTTCATTCGCGAAGATGAGGGAGATGTTTTATACCGGGAACAATTAGTGGGGGAGGATGGAGATCATTCCAAATGGCTGGAGCATTTTGCCCTGCGCGAAGTGATCGAAAAATTGCCGCCGCGTTTAAAATCCCTCATCGAGCTGCGTTTTTTCGAGGAGAAGACGCAGACTGAGGTTGCCGGGATCTTTGGGGTCTCCCAAGTACAGGTTTGTCGTCTGGAGAAAGAAGCCTTGCACCAATTGCGGAAGTTATATTTGAGCGATTAG
- the larE gene encoding ATP-dependent sacrificial sulfur transferase LarE has product MTKLERLQQILTECGSVLVAYSGGVDSTFLLKVALDVLPGRAVAVTALSETYPAHELETATRVAQSLGAKHITIETSELDIPEFQGNPPDRCYYCKKELFGKLRQMAADLGLATLVDGTNADDSNDYRPGMRACKELGVRSPLQEAGFTKQEIRDLSKEYNLPTWDLPSFACLSSRFPYGTTITKEGVLRVGQGEDLLRGLGFKQFRLRDHGTIARVEIAMEQLQLLLDNRVAIVQQLKALGYQYITLDLEGYRTGSMNEVLSISQ; this is encoded by the coding sequence ATGACTAAGTTGGAAAGATTACAGCAGATCTTGACTGAATGCGGCAGTGTTCTGGTGGCTTACTCCGGGGGAGTGGACAGCACCTTTTTGTTGAAGGTAGCCTTGGATGTTTTGCCGGGACGGGCCGTTGCTGTGACCGCGCTTTCGGAGACCTATCCCGCTCATGAATTGGAGACCGCCACCCGGGTCGCGCAGTCGCTGGGGGCCAAGCACATAACCATCGAAACCTCCGAGCTGGATATCCCCGAGTTCCAGGGGAACCCGCCGGATCGCTGCTATTATTGTAAAAAAGAGCTATTCGGAAAACTCCGGCAGATGGCCGCCGATCTGGGCTTGGCGACCTTGGTGGACGGGACGAACGCAGATGACTCCAATGATTATCGTCCCGGCATGCGCGCCTGTAAAGAATTGGGGGTCCGGAGTCCGCTGCAGGAGGCTGGTTTTACCAAGCAGGAAATCCGCGATTTATCCAAGGAATATAACCTGCCGACTTGGGATCTGCCTTCGTTTGCCTGTCTCTCGTCGCGTTTTCCGTACGGAACCACCATCACCAAGGAAGGCGTGCTTCGGGTCGGCCAGGGGGAAGACCTGTTGCGGGGGTTAGGCTTCAAGCAATTTCGTTTGCGCGACCATGGCACCATCGCCCGCGTCGAGATTGCCATGGAGCAACTGCAACTGTTATTGGACAACCGGGTCGCCATCGTTCAACAGTTGAAAGCGTTAGGCTATCAGTATATTACACTGGATTTGGAAGGCTATCGTACTGGAAGTATGAACGAGGTGCTTTCAATCTCTCAATGA
- the folP gene encoding dihydropteroate synthase, whose product MKGVIIDRGWTRQEIERQMTEIGVDWRGIEIMTDKFQHYIIRLFELTPRQASIIKQEMLARGAEAAVSWQICSMDFGGMAKTGLLLSGTLRQLYQFIAKLKLQPFGLPDLAERIENALDNYRNDRPVLTLAGRSYDWSVKTYVMGIINITPDSFSGDGLYRDKNFIEAAVEQALQMIEDGADFLDVGAESTRPGTLMNRGTFPVNGDAARVSAEEEERRLLPVIKELANAVKIPISVDTYKPSVAEKALNLGAAMINDIWGLQSPEDPERRMAKLIGETGVPIIMMHNRSQSGYAHLMREIIDSLAESIEIAQSAGARKEQLIIDPGIGFGKSHQDNLSVLAHLDQLKILGCPVLLGTSRKSVVGLTLDLPVEERLAGSLATVAWGISQGVNIVRVHDVKETVRAVKMCDAIRSAN is encoded by the coding sequence ATGAAAGGAGTCATTATTGATCGTGGTTGGACGCGACAGGAGATCGAGCGGCAGATGACCGAGATCGGGGTAGACTGGCGCGGTATTGAAATTATGACGGATAAATTTCAGCATTACATCATTCGCCTTTTCGAGCTAACCCCCCGCCAGGCGTCAATCATTAAACAGGAAATGCTGGCCAGAGGAGCGGAAGCCGCTGTTTCATGGCAGATCTGCTCCATGGATTTTGGCGGCATGGCAAAAACTGGCTTGTTGCTTTCCGGTACATTACGGCAGCTATACCAATTTATCGCTAAGTTAAAGCTGCAACCGTTCGGCCTGCCGGACCTGGCGGAACGAATTGAGAATGCCCTCGATAACTACAGGAATGATCGGCCTGTGTTAACTTTGGCCGGGCGTAGCTATGACTGGTCTGTCAAGACTTATGTGATGGGGATTATCAACATTACTCCCGACTCTTTCTCAGGAGACGGCCTTTACCGGGATAAAAACTTTATTGAGGCAGCTGTGGAACAAGCCTTGCAAATGATTGAAGACGGCGCTGATTTTCTGGATGTTGGCGCCGAATCGACTCGGCCCGGTACGCTGATGAACCGCGGCACCTTTCCGGTAAATGGAGATGCAGCCCGAGTTTCCGCCGAGGAAGAAGAACGGCGGTTACTACCGGTTATTAAGGAATTGGCGAATGCGGTAAAAATCCCGATTTCGGTTGATACCTATAAACCGTCGGTGGCTGAAAAAGCCTTGAATTTGGGTGCGGCAATGATTAACGATATTTGGGGGTTGCAGTCGCCGGAAGATCCGGAACGCCGGATGGCTAAACTGATTGGCGAGACCGGAGTCCCGATTATCATGATGCACAATCGGAGTCAATCGGGTTATGCTCATCTGATGCGAGAGATCATTGACTCGTTGGCTGAATCGATAGAGATCGCCCAATCGGCCGGAGCTAGAAAGGAACAGCTCATCATCGATCCCGGGATTGGCTTTGGCAAATCCCATCAGGATAACCTTTCTGTCCTGGCCCATCTGGATCAGTTGAAGATTTTGGGTTGTCCGGTTTTGTTGGGGACTTCCCGGAAATCGGTGGTGGGATTGACACTGGATCTCCCGGTTGAGGAACGGTTGGCGGGGAGTTTGGCTACGGTAGCGTGGGGTATTTCCCAAGGAGTCAATATTGTGCGGGTTCATGATGTGAAAGAGACGGTTAGGGCGGTGAAGATGTGTGACGCAATACGATCGGCAAACTAA
- the folK gene encoding 2-amino-4-hydroxy-6-hydroxymethyldihydropteridine diphosphokinase, translating into MIALGSNLGDCSANLEQAVRKMEAFFGAPLVCSSVYRSEPVEVRDQPWFLNQVAYFETDAPLPPLVILKNLKAIEAQMGRIPGARYGPRLIDLDLLFYGDWVLETANLTVPHPKLEERSFVLMPLVEILPDFIHPRTGIPLTEILEQNRPRLARCERMVQ; encoded by the coding sequence GTGATTGCGCTCGGAAGCAACCTCGGGGATTGCTCAGCCAACCTGGAACAGGCAGTCCGAAAGATGGAGGCCTTTTTCGGAGCGCCATTGGTTTGTTCCTCGGTCTACCGAAGCGAGCCGGTTGAAGTGCGGGACCAACCGTGGTTTCTCAATCAAGTGGCATATTTCGAAACGGATGCTCCGCTCCCGCCATTGGTCATATTGAAGAATCTCAAAGCAATCGAGGCCCAGATGGGCCGGATTCCGGGAGCTCGGTACGGGCCGCGGTTGATCGACCTGGATCTATTATTCTATGGGGATTGGGTATTGGAAACCGCCAATCTGACGGTACCCCACCCCAAATTGGAAGAGCGGTCTTTCGTGTTAATGCCCTTAGTGGAGATTCTTCCCGATTTCATCCATCCCCGCACCGGCATTCCGCTGACGGAAATACTGGAGCAAAATCGGCCGCGGTTAGCCCGCTGTGAGCGAATGGTTCAATAA
- the spoIIAA gene encoding anti-sigma F factor antagonist, with the protein MVIETERIGTNLVVELDGELDLETSPAFRTVVEDRLTQYDTIKHLILDLKKVNFIDSSGLGVILGRFKRLSQQGGKLSAINVSPPIRRIFELSGLLKIMDIYENRQQALDRF; encoded by the coding sequence TTGGTCATCGAAACAGAGCGAATTGGCACGAATCTAGTGGTCGAATTGGATGGTGAACTCGATCTGGAGACTTCGCCGGCCTTCCGGACGGTAGTTGAAGACCGGTTAACTCAGTACGATACTATTAAACATTTGATACTGGACCTGAAAAAAGTAAATTTTATCGATAGTTCGGGCTTGGGAGTTATACTCGGCCGGTTTAAAAGATTGAGTCAACAGGGCGGGAAACTCTCAGCCATTAATGTATCGCCTCCCATCCGCCGAATTTTTGAGTTATCCGGATTGTTGAAGATCATGGATATTTACGAGAACCGTCAGCAAGCACTCGACAGGTTTTAG
- the nifK gene encoding nitrogenase molybdenum-iron protein subunit beta gives MLLRHTPSEVKEREALVVNPAKTCQPIGAMYAALGIHGCLPHSHGSQGCCAYHRSTLTRHYKEPIMASTSSFTEGASVFGGQANLVEAINNIFTIYNPDVIAVHTTCLSETIGDDVPQIVSKAKDDGKIPDGKYVIHTSTPSYVGSHVTGFANMTKSMVNYFSESSGTEKDQLNIIPGWVEPSDMREIKRMTGMMGIKTVLFPDTSDVLDTPQTGKHHLFPKGGVTIPELRSTGDSRATIALGQFASGPAAEALDAKCKVPCQVLDLPIGLMATDRFVDALRKTAGVSVPDAITDERGRLVDLITDMHQYFYRKRVALFGDPDQLIAMTEFLVSLDMLPVHIVTGTPGQRFEQRIREILKHDVPQVNVRAAGDSFLLHQWIKSEPVDLLIGNTYGKYIARDEDIPFVRFGFPILDRVGHSLFPSVGYVGAMRLIEKFLYAFQDRQDRDALEEKFELVM, from the coding sequence ATGTTGTTACGACATACACCGTCTGAAGTGAAAGAGCGCGAGGCTCTGGTGGTGAACCCGGCCAAAACCTGTCAACCGATCGGGGCTATGTACGCCGCCCTAGGCATTCACGGTTGCCTGCCACACAGCCACGGTTCTCAGGGCTGCTGCGCTTACCATCGTAGTACGCTTACAAGGCATTATAAGGAACCGATAATGGCCTCGACCAGCTCCTTCACGGAAGGCGCATCGGTCTTCGGCGGCCAGGCCAATCTGGTGGAAGCGATCAATAATATCTTCACGATTTATAATCCGGATGTCATTGCCGTGCATACCACCTGTCTTTCGGAGACCATCGGCGACGATGTGCCGCAGATCGTCTCCAAAGCCAAGGATGACGGGAAGATTCCCGACGGCAAATACGTGATTCATACCAGTACCCCCAGTTATGTGGGTTCTCATGTCACCGGCTTCGCGAATATGACCAAGAGCATGGTCAACTATTTCTCCGAGTCCAGCGGGACCGAAAAAGATCAGTTGAATATCATCCCCGGGTGGGTGGAACCGTCCGATATGCGGGAGATCAAGCGCATGACCGGAATGATGGGCATCAAGACCGTCTTATTCCCGGATACGTCGGATGTGTTGGATACTCCGCAGACCGGAAAGCATCATCTCTTTCCCAAGGGCGGCGTGACCATTCCGGAGCTTCGGAGCACCGGGGATAGCCGGGCGACCATCGCCCTCGGCCAGTTCGCTTCGGGACCGGCCGCGGAGGCCTTGGATGCCAAGTGTAAGGTTCCCTGCCAGGTATTGGACCTGCCGATCGGTTTGATGGCGACCGACCGTTTCGTGGACGCGCTGCGCAAAACCGCCGGAGTGTCCGTTCCCGACGCCATCACCGACGAACGGGGCCGGCTGGTGGACCTGATTACCGATATGCATCAGTATTTTTACCGTAAAAGAGTGGCCCTCTTCGGAGATCCCGATCAGTTGATCGCTATGACCGAGTTTTTGGTCAGTTTGGATATGCTGCCGGTCCATATTGTCACCGGAACCCCGGGACAACGGTTCGAACAGCGCATTCGGGAGATCCTGAAGCACGATGTTCCTCAGGTCAATGTGCGCGCGGCCGGAGACTCATTCCTGTTGCATCAATGGATCAAGAGTGAACCCGTCGATCTGCTGATCGGCAATACTTATGGCAAGTATATCGCCAGGGATGAGGATATTCCTTTCGTGCGGTTCGGTTTTCCCATTCTCGACCGGGTGGGGCACTCCCTTTTCCCGTCGGTGGGATACGTCGGAGCGATGCGCTTAATCGAGAAATTCCTATACGCCTTCCAGGACCGGCAAGACCGGGATGCTCTGGAGGAAAAATTCGAGTTGGTTATGTAG
- the nifH gene encoding nitrogenase iron protein: MRKIAIYGKGGIGKSTTTQNTVAGLAEMGKKVMVVGCDPKADSTRLLLGGLAQRSVLDTLREEGEDLDLEDVLKEGFCNTRCVESGGPEPGVGCAGRGIITSINLLEQLGAYEEDKELDYVFYDVLGDVVCGGFAMPIREGKAQEIYIVVSGEMMAMYAANNICKGIVKFAEAGGVRLGGLICNSRKVDNEQAMIEALAKRLGTQMIYFVPRDNMVQRAEINRKTVIDYDAAHEQADHYRNLAKRIDENEMFVIPKPLSIEELEKLLIEYGIAN; this comes from the coding sequence ATGCGTAAGATAGCGATTTACGGCAAAGGCGGTATTGGTAAATCCACCACCACTCAGAACACGGTCGCGGGGTTGGCCGAGATGGGCAAGAAAGTCATGGTGGTGGGCTGTGATCCCAAGGCGGATTCGACTCGATTGTTATTGGGCGGTCTGGCCCAACGTTCGGTCCTGGACACCTTGCGGGAAGAAGGCGAGGATCTGGACCTGGAAGACGTATTGAAAGAAGGCTTCTGTAACACCCGTTGCGTTGAATCGGGCGGTCCCGAACCTGGCGTGGGTTGCGCCGGTCGGGGAATCATCACCTCCATCAATTTGCTGGAACAACTAGGCGCTTATGAAGAGGATAAAGAGCTGGATTACGTGTTCTACGATGTTCTCGGCGACGTGGTTTGCGGCGGATTTGCGATGCCGATTCGCGAGGGAAAAGCCCAGGAGATTTACATCGTCGTCTCCGGAGAGATGATGGCCATGTATGCAGCCAATAACATCTGCAAAGGAATTGTCAAGTTCGCCGAAGCCGGCGGGGTGCGCTTGGGCGGCTTGATCTGTAACAGCCGGAAAGTAGACAATGAGCAAGCGATGATCGAAGCCCTGGCAAAAAGGCTGGGAACCCAGATGATCTATTTTGTGCCGCGCGATAATATGGTGCAACGGGCGGAGATCAACCGCAAGACAGTCATCGATTATGACGCTGCGCACGAACAGGCCGATCATTACCGGAATCTGGCCAAACGGATCGACGAGAATGAAATGTTCGTCATTCCTAAACCATTGTCCATTGAAGAACTGGAAAAGCTGCTGATTGAGTATGGTATCGCCAACTAA
- a CDS encoding P-II family nitrogen regulator — protein sequence MLMVKAIVRPEKADEVMAALMEAGFPAVTKVSVFGRGKQRGLKVGEVHYDELPKEMLIMVIPNQDKDFVLKTLMESARTGEKGAYGDGKIFVSPVEEVYTISSGVKEA from the coding sequence ATGTTGATGGTAAAAGCGATCGTGCGGCCGGAAAAAGCCGATGAAGTGATGGCCGCCTTGATGGAAGCGGGATTTCCGGCGGTTACCAAGGTATCGGTGTTCGGCCGCGGCAAGCAGCGCGGTCTGAAGGTCGGCGAAGTTCATTACGATGAATTGCCCAAAGAGATGCTGATCATGGTCATCCCGAATCAGGATAAGGACTTTGTGTTGAAGACGCTGATGGAAAGCGCCCGCACCGGTGAGAAAGGCGCGTACGGCGACGGCAAAATCTTCGTTTCGCCGGTTGAAGAGGTTTACACCATCAGTTCCGGTGTAAAGGAAGCTTAA
- the spoIIAB gene encoding anti-sigma F factor — MLKNYLKMEFPSLPQNVGLARSIVATFAAQLEFTLSEVEEIRVAISEAVSNCVIHAYPKKPGIVQLELMIERATLTMKVKDFGKGISDIEQAKQATFSTDPERMGLGLVFMESFMDEMNISSRPQEGTTVIMKKRPERGFVNVGISRSC, encoded by the coding sequence ATGTTGAAAAACTATTTAAAAATGGAATTCCCCAGTCTTCCTCAGAATGTCGGCTTGGCCAGGTCCATTGTAGCAACATTTGCCGCGCAATTGGAATTCACTTTGTCTGAAGTGGAGGAGATTCGCGTGGCGATCTCCGAAGCGGTCTCAAACTGTGTTATTCACGCTTACCCCAAAAAACCGGGGATCGTTCAGCTGGAGTTGATGATCGAACGGGCCACGCTTACGATGAAGGTGAAGGATTTCGGAAAGGGCATTTCCGACATCGAGCAAGCGAAACAAGCTACTTTTTCCACTGATCCCGAACGAATGGGTTTAGGCTTGGTTTTCATGGAATCATTCATGGATGAAATGAACATCAGTTCTCGTCCCCAGGAAGGAACCACCGTAATTATGAAAAAGCGTCCAGAACGGGGGTTCGTCAATGTCGGGATCTCCAGGAGCTGTTAA